One Lepisosteus oculatus isolate fLepOcu1 chromosome 13, fLepOcu1.hap2, whole genome shotgun sequence genomic region harbors:
- the LOC102686365 gene encoding succinate receptor 1-like produces MDRYLLIAHPIKSAQIFKKWHAVLICLIVWVIVTLELLPMFFLITTENLTNSTDLKCLDYASSGNVHATFIFSMTLTFTGLLLPFGILVFSYILVIRVLKDMQQRFQNADKVGKPLTLILFAMVLFSISLLPYHVMRNVRIGARMLFDQNSCPLIICRSLYNITRPLSSLNSCLNPVFYFLVGDSFRDKLLSWFKIKTNHKQNSESTTSG; encoded by the coding sequence ATGGACCGATATCTTCTCATTGCACATCCCATAAAATCCGCTCAGATATTCAAGAAGTGGCACGCGGTTCTCATTTGCCTGATAGTGTGGGTCATCGTCACCCTGGAGCTCCTGCCTATGTTTTTCTTAATCACAACTGAAAACCTCACCAACTCCACGGACTTGAAGTGTCTCGACTATGCTAGCTCCGGGAATGTGCATGCcacttttattttcagcatgaCGCTAACGTTTACCGGCTTGCTGTTGCCCTTTGGGATCCTGGTGTTCAGCTACATCCTTGTCATACGTGTTCTTAAGGACATGCAGCAGAGATTCCAGAATGCAGATAAGGTGGGCAAACCCTTGACCCTCATCTTGTTCGCCATGGTGCTCTTTTCCATCTCCTTACTTCCTTACCATGTAATGAGAAATGTGCGCATAGGCGCCCGGATGCTCTTCGACCAGAACAGCTGTCCCCTCATCATCTGCAGGTCCCTTTACAACATCACCAGGCCCCTGAGCAGCCTGAATAGCTGCCTGAATCCCGTCTTCTATTTTCTGGTTGGAGACAGCTTCAGGGATAAACTACTGTCCTGGTTCAAGATAAAAACGAACCACAAACAGAACAGCGAATCAACCACTTCAGGCTGA